Within Sphingobium sp. KCTC 72723, the genomic segment TCAACGTGGTCAGCCATACCGCGATCGAATGTGAGATTCTCGCCCGGTTGCAGGCGTCGCACGACTGGGTCGACATTGGCCGCCATTTCTATCCCGCGCCGCAACGGCTCTACACCTGGTGGAGCTATCGCGCGAAGGACTGGGCGGAATCGGATCGTGGCCGTCGGCTCGACCATATGTGGATGAGCCGCGATGTCGCGGAAAAGGCGGTCAGCCACCGCGTCGTGGAACCGGCGCGCAACTGGGGCAAGCCGTCCGACCATATCCCGATCATCACGGAATTTGCCTTCTGATGGCCAATGGCAAGGATGCGGCGCGCGCGATCGACGCCTTGCGGCGTGGCTGGGTGGTGCGCCTGTCCGCCGATGATGGCGCGATCCGCCTGATGGCGATCGAGGGGGCGGACGCCGTGACGCTGGCCGGGTTCGACCCCGATGGCCAGGCCGACATCCTGATTTCGGCGGCGCGGGGCGAAACGCTCAAACTCGCCAATCAGATCGCGGCGGCCGACCCGGACATGCCAGTGCTGATCGAACGCGCGCCATGGATCGACGCGGACGTTGCGACCAGCATCGCCGATCCGGTGCTGGACCTAGCCTCCCCGCTCAAGGGACCGTTCCGCGCCCGCACGCTGCCCGCGCCAAAGGCTGCAAAGGCTGCGCTGCGCCTCGCCCGCCTCGCCGGCATCCTGCCCGCCTATTTCGCGATGGATGGCGCAGGCGATTGTGACGTGGACATAGCGGCAGGCGCGATCGACGCTTATGACGATGCCGTCCACCTTGCCGTTGCCACCCGCGCGCGCCTGCCCGTATCGGCCAGCGAAAGCGCGGAAATCATTGCCTTTCGCAGCCGCGACGAACCGCGCGAGCATGTCGCTCTGGTCGTCGGCCAACGCGACGCATCGCCGCCGGTCATTCGCCTGCACAGCGAATGTCTGACCGGCGACGTGCTGGGCAGCCTGAAATGCGATTGCGGCCCGCAACTGCACGAAGCGTTGCACCAGATCGCCGACGCGCCATGGGGCATATTGCTCTATCTGCGGCAGGAAGGACGCGGCATCGGCCTCGTCAACAAATTGCGCGCCTATGCGTTGCAGGATCAGGGTTTCGACACGGTCGATGCCAATGTCCGTCTGGGCTTTGCGATCGACGCGCGCGATTTTTCGGTCGCGGCGCGGATGCTCGACCTGCTGGGCGTGGGGGCGGTGCGGCTGCTGACCAACAATCTGAACAAAGTCGCCGGGCTGGAAGCGGCGGGCATCAGGGTCGTGGAGCGCCTGCCGATCATCCTGCCGACCAATCCGCATAATGAACGCTATCTGGCGACCAAGCGCGACCGGACCGGCCACCAGCTATGAGCCTGATCCGCGTCGATACCGGCGCGGGTCGCCTCACCCTCGGCGCGCTGACGACCATGGCCTGCACCATCGGCCGCAGCGGCGCGTGCCTGGCCGAAGCCAAGCGCGAAGGCGATGGCTGCACGCCGCTGGGTATCTGGCCGATCCGGGGGGTGCTGCTGCGACCGGGCAAGGTCGTGGTGACGGGACTGCGCCTGCCCTGGCGGTGGGTGCGACCAG encodes:
- the ribA gene encoding GTP cyclohydrolase II; its protein translation is MANGKDAARAIDALRRGWVVRLSADDGAIRLMAIEGADAVTLAGFDPDGQADILISAARGETLKLANQIAAADPDMPVLIERAPWIDADVATSIADPVLDLASPLKGPFRARTLPAPKAAKAALRLARLAGILPAYFAMDGAGDCDVDIAAGAIDAYDDAVHLAVATRARLPVSASESAEIIAFRSRDEPREHVALVVGQRDASPPVIRLHSECLTGDVLGSLKCDCGPQLHEALHQIADAPWGILLYLRQEGRGIGLVNKLRAYALQDQGFDTVDANVRLGFAIDARDFSVAARMLDLLGVGAVRLLTNNLNKVAGLEAAGIRVVERLPIILPTNPHNERYLATKRDRTGHQL